In a single window of the Heliangelus exortis chromosome 1, bHelExo1.hap1, whole genome shotgun sequence genome:
- the LOC139791943 gene encoding collagenase 3-like: MMQSRLSAAFLFLLGLSFCLTIPIPLEDSHEFTEKDLQFAERYLRTHYDLRPNPAGVMKKSVNTMASKLREMQEFFGLEVTGKLDDETYELMRKPRCGVPDVGEYNFFPRKLKWSKTNLTYRIMNYTSDLRRAEVDRAFKKAFKVWSDVTPLNFTRIRSGVADIMISFGTREHGDFYPFDGPSGLLAHAFPPGPDYGGDAHFDDDEAWSDDSRGYNLFLVAAHEFGHSLGLEHSRDPGALMFPIYTYTGKTGFVLPDDDVQGIQELYGAGDKDPNPKHPKTPEKCDPDLSLDAVTELRGEMLVFKDRFFWRLHPQMVEAELVLLKSFWPELPNKIDAAYENPVKDLVYMFKGKKVWALNGYDIVEDFPKKIYEMGFPKEMKRIDAAVHIKDTGKTLFFTGNKYWSYDEEADVMDAGYPRLIEDEFAGIGDRVDAVYQRNDYLYFFNGPLQFEYSIWSRRIVRVLHTNSLFWC; this comes from the exons ATGATGCAATCAAGgctttcagctgcctttttgtttttgttgggtttgtcATTTTGCCTGACAATCCCCATCCCCCTTGAAGACAGCCATGAATTCACAGAGAAAGACCTTCAGTTTGCAGAG CGTTATCTCAGGACTCACTATGATCTCCGTCCGAATCCTGCTGGTGTAATGAAGAAAAGTGTCAATACAATGGCATCAAAACTAAGAGAAATGCAAGAATTTTTTGGCTTGGAGGTGACAGGCAAATTAGATGATGAAACATACGAGCTGATGCGGAAACCAAGATGCGGTGTCCCAGATGTGGGGGAATATAACTTTTTTCCTAGAAAACTCAAATGGTCAAAAACTAATTTGACATACAG AATTATGAACTACACTTCAGATCTGAGACGTGCTGAAGTAGACAGAGCTTTCAAGAAAGCATTCAAAGTTTGGTCTGATGTGACACCACTTAACTTCACCAGAATACGAAGTGGTGTAGCTGATATCATGATCTCCTTTGGCACTAGAG AGCATGGTGACTTTTACCCCTTTGATGGACCTTCTGGATTACTGGCTCATGCTTTCCCCCCTGGTCCAGACTATGGAGGTGATGCCCATTTTGATGATGATGAGGCTTGGTCAGATGATTCTCGAG ggtATAACTTGTTTCTTGTTGCTGCCCATGAATTTGGTCATTCACTGGGACTTGAACACTCCAGAGACCCCGGAGCTCTGATGTTTCCAATTTACACATACACTGGAAAAACTGGTTTTGTACTTCCTGATGATGATGTGCAAGGAATCCAAGAGCTCTATG GTGCTGGAGACAAAGATCCCAACCCAAAACATcccaaaacaccagaaaaatgtGATCCTGATTTATCACTTGATGCAGTAACAGAACTTCGTGGGGAAATGCTGGTCTTCAAGGACAG GTTTTTCTGGCGACTGCACCCTCAGATGGTTGAGGCAGAATTGGTGTTACTTAAATCATTTTGGCCTGAGCTTCCAAATAAAATAGATGCAGCTTACGAAAACCCTGTCAAAGATCTTGTGTACATGTTTAAGG gaaagaaagTCTGGGCTTTGAATGGCTACGACATAGTTGAAGACTTTCCTAAAAAGATATATGAAATGGGGTTcccaaaggaaatgaaaagaataGATGCAGCTGTCCATATTAAGGACACTGGCAAGActcttttttttactggaaataAGTACTGGAG TTATGATGAAGAGGCGGATGTTATGGATGCAGGCTACCCCAGGCTGATAGAGGATGAATTTGCAGGAATTGGTGATAGAGTTGATGCAGTCTATCAAAGAAATG ATTATCTCTACTTCTTCAATGGGCCTCTGCAGTTTGAATACAGCATCTGGAGCAGAAGAATTGTCCGTGTCCTGCATACTAACTCACTATTTTGGTGCTAA